The following proteins are encoded in a genomic region of Mycolicibacterium rutilum:
- the rplP gene encoding 50S ribosomal protein L16, whose amino-acid sequence MLIPRKVKHRKQHHPQQRGIASGGTSVSFGDYGIQALEHAYITNRQIESARIAINRHIKRGGKVWINIFPDRPLTKKPAETRMGSGKGSPEWWVANVKPGRVLFELSYPDEATARAALTRAIHKLPIKARIVTREEHF is encoded by the coding sequence ATGCTGATTCCCCGAAAGGTCAAGCACCGCAAGCAACACCACCCCCAGCAGCGCGGCATCGCCAGCGGCGGGACGTCGGTGAGCTTCGGTGACTACGGCATCCAGGCACTGGAGCACGCCTACATCACCAACCGGCAGATCGAGTCCGCGCGTATCGCGATCAACCGGCACATCAAGCGTGGCGGCAAGGTCTGGATCAACATCTTCCCGGACCGCCCGCTGACCAAGAAGCCCGCCGAGACCCGCATGGGTTCGGGTAAGGGTTCGCCGGAGTGGTGGGTGGCCAACGTCAAGCCCGGTCGCGTGCTCTTCGAGCTGAGCTACCCCGACGAGGCGACCGCGCGGGCCGCGCTGACACGCGCGATCCACAAGCTGCCGATCAAGGCACGCATCGTTACCCGAGAGGAGCACTTCTGA
- the rpmC gene encoding 50S ribosomal protein L29, with amino-acid sequence MAVGVTPGELRELTDDELTDRLRESKEELFNLRFQMATGQLSNNRRLRTVRQEIARVYTVLRERELGLASGPVGEGS; translated from the coding sequence ATGGCAGTGGGAGTGACGCCGGGCGAACTGCGCGAGCTGACCGACGACGAGTTGACCGATCGGCTGCGTGAGTCCAAGGAAGAGCTGTTCAACCTGCGCTTCCAGATGGCCACCGGCCAGTTGTCCAATAACCGCCGGCTTCGCACGGTGCGTCAGGAAATCGCGCGGGTGTACACCGTGCTGCGCGAACGTGAGTTGGGTCTGGCCTCCGGACCCGTGGGTGAGGGATCGTAA
- the rpsC gene encoding 30S ribosomal protein S3, with protein MGQKINPHGFRLGITTDWKSRWYADKQYKDYVKEDVAIRRLLATGLERAGIADVEIERTRDRVRVDIHTARPGIVIGRRGTEADRIRADLEKLTKKQVQLNILEVKNPESQAQLVAQGVAEQLSNRVAFRRAMRKAIQSAMRQPNVKGIRVQCSGRLGGAEMSRSEFYREGRVPLHTLRADIDYGLYEAKTTFGRIGVKVWIYKGDIVGGKRELSAAAPAADRPRRERPSGTRPRRSGASGTTATSTDAGRAATGGSESGTAPAGSVADNAAASQAAAAAETPTENTES; from the coding sequence GTGGGCCAGAAAATCAATCCCCACGGCTTCCGGCTCGGTATCACCACCGACTGGAAGTCCCGGTGGTACGCCGACAAGCAGTACAAGGACTACGTCAAGGAAGACGTGGCGATCCGCCGGCTGCTGGCCACGGGTCTGGAGCGCGCCGGCATCGCCGACGTGGAGATCGAGCGCACCCGTGACCGGGTCCGGGTCGACATCCACACCGCGCGCCCGGGCATCGTGATCGGTCGCCGCGGCACCGAGGCCGACCGCATCCGCGCCGACCTGGAGAAGCTCACCAAGAAGCAGGTGCAGCTCAACATCCTCGAGGTCAAGAACCCGGAGTCGCAGGCGCAGTTGGTCGCCCAGGGTGTCGCCGAGCAGCTGAGCAATCGCGTGGCGTTCCGCCGCGCGATGCGCAAGGCCATCCAGTCGGCGATGCGCCAGCCCAACGTCAAGGGCATCCGGGTGCAGTGCTCGGGTCGCCTGGGCGGCGCCGAGATGAGCCGCTCGGAGTTCTACCGCGAAGGTCGGGTGCCGCTGCACACGCTGCGCGCCGACATCGACTACGGCCTCTACGAGGCCAAGACCACCTTCGGCCGGATCGGCGTGAAGGTGTGGATCTACAAGGGCGACATCGTCGGTGGCAAGCGCGAGCTGTCCGCCGCCGCGCCCGCGGCCGACCGGCCGCGTCGGGAACGCCCGTCGGGCACCCGGCCGCGTCGTAGCGGCGCGTCGGGCACGACCGCGACCAGCACGGACGCGGGCCGGGCGGCGACGGGTGGCTCGGAGAGCGGCACGGCGCCTGCAGGCAGCGTCGCCGACAATGCCGCGGCTTCACAGGCGGCGGCTGCGGCCGAGACGCCCACGGAAAACACGGAGAGCTGA
- the rpsQ gene encoding 30S ribosomal protein S17 → MAEAQGKGPKHTPRQEEQRGRRKTAIGYVVSDKMQKTIVVELEDRKSHPLYGKIIRTTKKVKAHDENDTAGIGDRVSLMETRPLSATKRWRLVEILEKAK, encoded by the coding sequence ATGGCAGAAGCACAGGGCAAGGGCCCCAAGCACACGCCGCGCCAGGAAGAGCAGCGCGGCCGCCGCAAGACGGCGATCGGATACGTGGTGTCCGACAAGATGCAGAAGACCATCGTGGTCGAGCTGGAAGATCGCAAGAGCCACCCGCTCTACGGCAAGATCATCCGCACCACCAAGAAGGTCAAGGCGCACGACGAGAACGACACCGCGGGCATCGGTGACCGCGTGTCGCTGATGGAGACGCGTCCGCTGTCGGCCACCAAGCGCTGGCGGCTCGTCGAGATCCTGGAGAAGGCCAAGTAG